A single window of Dendropsophus ebraccatus isolate aDenEbr1 chromosome 5, aDenEbr1.pat, whole genome shotgun sequence DNA harbors:
- the LOC138793546 gene encoding type-2 angiotensin II receptor-like, translating into MMDLLSSNTSTKSFQVILQTPSVAVQTNCSHLKNDASYHFVLIPILYMLIFIIGIVGNMIIVVGLTCCHHKKSVANIYIVNLAIADLLFVATLPLWAVDLLGRYKWIFGSIMCKFCGAMSSVNMYASIFFLTCLSIDRYFGIVRPMESLKGRTLTKAKIITPLIWGSAFAMSTPSMYFRQTYYSNHIHHIVCGMRYPPNNLFWPIFADSLKYVVGFVIPFIIQGICYCMIYKIILKSSKNKLKKNKSDNILKVVVSMVLAFLICWLPLHIVNIFKLLARFGVITNCGTIHNLNVSIPFTICIAFANSCVNPILYYFASNRFRNQLIKALKRSLTPSRR; encoded by the coding sequence ATGATGGATTTGTTATCTTCGAATACATCGACTAAATCATTTCAAGTTATCCTCCAGACTCCTAGTGTTGCTGTCCAGACAAACTGCTCACATTTGAAAAATGACGCTTCCTATCATTTTGTTCTTATTCCCATCCTGTACATGCTCATCTTCATAATAGGGATAGTTGGAAACATGATCATTGTAGTGGGTCTGACATGTTGCCATCACAAAAAATCCGTGGCCAATATTTacattgtgaacctagccatcGCTGATTTGCTCTTTGTTGCCACGTTACCACTATGGGCAGTGGATCTTTTGGGAAGATACAAGTGGATCTTTGGTTCTATAATGTGCAAATTCTGCGGTGCAATGTCATCCGTAAACATGTACGCCAGCATTTTCTTTCTTACCTGCCTTAGTATAGATCGCTATTTCGGTATTGTACGTCCAATGGAGTCCCTCAAAGGAAGAACTCTTACCAAGGCAAAAATTATTACCCCTTTGATTTGGGGTTCAGCTTTTGCGATGAGCACTCCTTCAATGTACTTTCGACAGACGTACTATTCGAACCACATTCATCACATCGTCTGTGGCATGAGGTACCCACCAAACAATTTGTTTTGGCCAATATTTGCGGATTCCCTTAAGTATGTGGTTGGGTTTGTGATACCTTTTATAATACAAGGAATCTGTTATTGTATgatatataaaataattctgaagtCTTCAAAGAATaagctgaaaaaaaacaaaagtgacaATATATTAAAAGTAGTGGTGTCCATGGTGCTTGCCTTCCTGATATGCTGGTTGCCACTGCACATAGTGAACATCTTCAAATTATTAGCTCGATTTGGAGTCATCACTAACTGTGGGACCATTCACAATCTTAACGTTTCAATACCTTTTACTATTTGCATTGCCTTTGCCAATAGCTGTGTCAATCCTATACTTTACTATTTTGCAAGCAATAGATTCCGAAACCAGCTTATAAAAGCATTAAAAAGAtcattaaccccctcccgccgctga